A window from Hymenobacter volaticus encodes these proteins:
- the dusB gene encoding tRNA dihydrouridine synthase DusB: protein MVHIRDLALPDFPLLLAPMEDVSDPPFRAVCKANGADLMYTEFISSEGLIRDAAKSRKKLDVFDYERPIGIQLFGSDVATMGECARISTLAGPDLIDINYGCPVKQVACRGAGAALLRDIPKMVEMTSAVVKATHLPVTVKTRLGWDDATKNVEDVAERLQDIGIEALTVHGRTRVQMYKGDADWRLIARIKENPRIRIPIFGNGDIDSPQKAVEYKNRYGVDGVMIGRASIGYPWIFREVKHYVATGELLAPPTVEERVNMCRMHFDKSIEWKGQRVGIFEMRRHYAQYFRGLEGAKSWRMRLVETDSVEEVHAILDEIIAAEPVLVG, encoded by the coding sequence GTGGTACACATCCGCGACCTTGCTCTGCCCGATTTCCCGTTGCTGCTCGCGCCCATGGAGGACGTGTCGGACCCGCCATTCCGGGCCGTATGCAAAGCCAACGGGGCCGATTTGATGTACACCGAGTTTATTTCCTCGGAAGGCCTAATCCGCGACGCCGCAAAGAGCCGCAAAAAGCTCGACGTGTTCGACTACGAGCGGCCGATTGGTATTCAGCTCTTCGGCTCCGATGTAGCAACGATGGGCGAGTGCGCCCGTATCAGCACCCTCGCCGGCCCCGATCTTATCGACATCAACTACGGCTGCCCCGTGAAGCAAGTCGCTTGCCGGGGTGCTGGCGCTGCCTTGCTGCGCGACATTCCGAAGATGGTGGAAATGACTTCGGCCGTTGTAAAAGCCACGCACCTGCCCGTGACCGTGAAGACCCGCCTCGGTTGGGACGACGCGACCAAGAACGTGGAGGACGTAGCCGAACGGTTGCAGGACATAGGTATCGAAGCGCTTACAGTACACGGCCGCACCCGTGTGCAGATGTACAAGGGCGACGCCGATTGGCGCCTGATTGCCAGAATCAAGGAGAACCCGCGCATCCGCATTCCTATCTTCGGCAACGGCGACATCGATTCCCCTCAAAAGGCGGTGGAGTATAAGAACCGCTACGGCGTGGACGGCGTCATGATTGGGCGGGCCAGCATTGGCTACCCTTGGATATTTCGGGAGGTGAAACACTACGTGGCCACCGGCGAGCTACTGGCTCCGCCCACCGTGGAGGAGCGCGTAAACATGTGCCGCATGCACTTCGATAAGAGCATCGAGTGGAAAGGCCAGCGTGTGGGCATCTTCGAGATGCGCCGCCACTACGCCCAATATTTCCGCGGCCTCGAAGGCGCTAAAAGCTGGCGTATGCGCCTCGTCGAAACCGACTCAGTGGAGGAAGTGCACGCCATCCTAGACGAAATTATTGCCGCCGAGCCCGTACTGGTAGGGTAA
- a CDS encoding DMT family transporter, with protein sequence MSNSPAPAVTTAPSSPPVSPPPPHRIPASAWGLLVVLASIWGTSFILMKKGLVVFSALELGAARVSVAALLLLPFALKHLNKVDRGRFKWLLLSGVVGTLIPAFLFAYAETRLASGLAGVLNALTVVFTLVVGAAFFGQKLTGLRVLGIVLGLVGTVVLMLLGGSGGEATPTGEGNAWYGLYIVLATLGYGVSVNIIKHHFHGIPAVAVTSLLLLFIGGPALAFLLFGTDFLPKLASVPGAWPAFGYIALLATMSTAVAMVLFNKLIQSSTALFASSNTYLIPIVALGWGLLDGEDFNLWHVLGMVIILASVAIIHRAK encoded by the coding sequence ATGTCCAACTCTCCCGCCCCAGCCGTTACCACGGCTCCTTCTTCGCCACCAGTGTCTCCTCCCCCACCCCACCGAATTCCGGCGTCGGCTTGGGGACTGTTGGTGGTGCTGGCCAGTATTTGGGGTACCTCCTTCATCTTGATGAAGAAAGGCTTAGTGGTATTTTCGGCGCTAGAATTGGGGGCGGCCCGCGTGAGTGTGGCTGCGTTGCTGCTGCTGCCGTTTGCCCTCAAGCACCTAAACAAAGTAGATCGGGGGCGCTTTAAGTGGCTGCTGCTCAGCGGCGTGGTGGGCACTCTGATTCCGGCCTTCTTGTTTGCCTACGCCGAAACCCGGCTTGCTTCGGGACTAGCAGGTGTGCTCAACGCGCTTACGGTGGTGTTTACGTTGGTGGTAGGCGCTGCTTTTTTCGGGCAGAAACTGACGGGGTTGCGGGTGCTTGGCATCGTGCTCGGTTTGGTAGGTACCGTGGTGCTGATGCTACTGGGCGGCAGCGGCGGTGAGGCTACCCCTACTGGCGAAGGCAATGCCTGGTACGGTCTTTATATCGTGCTGGCTACGTTGGGCTACGGCGTGAGCGTGAACATCATCAAGCATCACTTCCATGGTATTCCGGCGGTGGCCGTCACGAGCTTGTTGCTGCTCTTTATCGGTGGTCCGGCGCTGGCCTTCCTGCTGTTCGGCACCGACTTTCTACCTAAGCTAGCTTCCGTGCCGGGAGCTTGGCCGGCCTTCGGCTACATTGCCTTGCTAGCCACTATGAGTACGGCCGTAGCGATGGTGCTTTTCAACAAGCTCATCCAAAGCTCCACCGCTCTGTTTGCTTCTTCTAACACCTACCTAATTCCTATTGTCGCCTTGGGTTGGGGCCTGCTCGACGGCGAAGACTTCAACCTCTGGCACGTGCTCGGCATGGTAATCATCCTAGCTAGCGTGGCTATCATCCATAGAGCCAAGTGA
- a CDS encoding B12-binding domain-containing radical SAM protein has product MARLKIGVIDLVCKGPTTTLWARAMHANLASIMPQVVATWCEEEGHDVKLICYTGLEDLRKELPKGVDLVFISAFTEAALLAYALSNYFRSQGAVTVLGGPHARCYPDDAVQYFDFVLGFTNQGTIQEVLNNCQPQRPEGKHLSAGKQPSHLPGVRERWKFIEPTLKKAPVLKMVPMIGSVGCPYTCAFCIDATVDYQPMSVDIIKEDLRFLLTKFKKPVVGWHDPNFGVRFHETMDAIEAAAPLKSFRFLAESSLSILTEDHLKVLQNHGFEALLPGVESWYELGNKSRTSRLAGEEKVRRVAEHVNLMFKYVPYVQTNFVLGLDSDAGDEPFELTKRFVDLAPAAFPGYSLLSAFGEAAPLNLDYQKNNRVLPFPFHFLNNHLAMNVKPANYEWVDFYDKVIDLTAYTFSKKAIYRRYMASPSRASKWMNTMRAISSEGYGRLRFFKQVRQNLIHDRGFRQYFEGESQELPAFYKQIIQNDLGSWWEWLPKGAIDHNQNAYLHKKNGAALTA; this is encoded by the coding sequence ATGGCACGATTGAAGATTGGGGTTATCGACTTAGTTTGCAAAGGGCCTACCACCACGTTGTGGGCCCGCGCCATGCACGCTAATCTAGCCAGCATTATGCCTCAAGTAGTGGCTACTTGGTGCGAAGAGGAAGGGCACGACGTGAAGCTGATTTGCTACACCGGCCTGGAAGACTTGCGGAAAGAATTGCCCAAAGGCGTTGATTTGGTGTTCATTAGTGCCTTCACCGAAGCGGCGTTGCTAGCCTATGCACTCAGCAATTACTTCCGCAGCCAAGGTGCCGTAACGGTGCTCGGCGGTCCGCACGCTCGGTGCTATCCGGATGATGCGGTGCAGTATTTCGATTTCGTGCTTGGCTTCACCAACCAAGGCACCATTCAGGAGGTGCTCAACAACTGCCAGCCGCAGCGCCCCGAGGGCAAGCACCTGTCGGCGGGCAAGCAACCGAGCCATTTGCCGGGTGTGCGGGAGCGGTGGAAGTTCATCGAGCCGACCTTGAAAAAAGCGCCGGTGCTGAAAATGGTGCCCATGATTGGCAGCGTCGGCTGCCCCTACACCTGCGCCTTTTGCATTGATGCCACCGTGGACTATCAACCCATGAGCGTCGACATCATCAAGGAAGATCTACGCTTTCTGCTCACCAAGTTCAAGAAACCTGTGGTGGGTTGGCACGATCCCAACTTCGGCGTCCGGTTCCACGAAACCATGGACGCCATTGAGGCGGCGGCCCCGCTCAAGAGCTTTCGCTTTTTGGCAGAAAGCAGCTTGTCTATCCTCACCGAAGACCACTTGAAAGTGCTGCAAAACCATGGCTTTGAGGCGCTGCTGCCGGGCGTTGAATCGTGGTACGAGTTGGGTAATAAGTCGCGCACTTCGCGGCTGGCCGGCGAGGAAAAGGTGCGGCGCGTGGCCGAGCACGTCAACCTGATGTTCAAGTACGTGCCGTACGTGCAAACCAACTTCGTGCTTGGCCTCGACAGCGACGCTGGCGACGAGCCGTTCGAGCTAACCAAACGGTTTGTGGATCTAGCGCCGGCAGCTTTCCCGGGTTACTCGTTGTTGAGTGCTTTCGGCGAAGCGGCCCCACTCAACCTCGACTACCAGAAAAACAACCGGGTGCTGCCGTTTCCCTTCCACTTCCTCAACAACCACCTGGCGATGAACGTGAAGCCCGCCAACTACGAGTGGGTGGATTTCTACGACAAGGTCATCGACCTCACCGCCTACACGTTCTCGAAGAAAGCTATTTACCGCCGCTACATGGCCTCGCCCTCCCGCGCCTCCAAGTGGATGAACACCATGCGGGCCATCTCGTCGGAGGGCTACGGCCGGCTGCGCTTCTTCAAGCAAGTGCGCCAAAATCTGATACACGATAGAGGCTTCCGGCAGTATTTCGAAGGAGAGTCGCAAGAGTTGCCTGCCTTCTACAAGCAGATCATCCAAAACGATTTGGGTAGTTGGTGGGAATGGTTGCCGAAAGGAGCTATAGACCACAACCAAAACGCCTATCTGCACAAGAAAAACGGCGCCGCTCTGACGGCGTAG
- a CDS encoding amino acid permease — MSTPLPPSRLTGLFRRKNLDDLLLNPPVDADGHSPGGGLARHLTVRDLTALGIAAVIGAGIFSTIGNASHDGGPAVSLLFVFTAVACAFSALCYAQFAATIPVSGSAYTYAYASFGELAAWIIGWALIMEYAVGNIVVAISWSDYFTGLMDGIGVHIPVWLTMGMQSAHKHYNEVLELMQAGKPLADATPTQLAGYQAWAAAPQLPGDLRLVIDLPAGLITLLITAVVYIGIKESKNASNLLVLLKLTVVAVVIGVGVFYVNPGNWSPFAPNGIGGVLKGVSAVFFAYIGFDAISTTAEECKNPQRDLPRAMIYALIICTVLYVIITLVLTGMVSYTELGVGDPLAFVFQKVGLNWLAGVVAVSAIFAMASVLLVFQIGQPRIWMTMSRDGLLPPVFARVHPKFHTPSFSTVVTGFFVGVPAMLLNMDLVIDLTSIGTLFAFALVCGGILIIDPYGKSDARFKVPYINGQFLVPLLMLVGVVLVFTYNQAGLQEFQKALSSGYEEARHYIPMLVFLLFCVALAWLSFRKHLSLLPTLGLLTNLYLMTQLGVNNWLLFFGWLIIGLALYFNYGFKHSKLRLKHMPAGR; from the coding sequence TTGTCTACACCTCTTCCTCCTAGTCGCCTGACCGGCCTGTTCCGCCGCAAAAACCTCGACGACCTGTTGCTTAACCCGCCCGTCGACGCCGATGGGCACTCGCCCGGAGGCGGCCTCGCCCGGCACCTCACCGTCCGCGACCTGACGGCGTTGGGCATTGCGGCGGTTATCGGGGCAGGTATCTTCAGCACCATTGGCAACGCCTCTCATGATGGGGGACCGGCCGTGTCGCTGCTGTTTGTGTTTACGGCCGTGGCCTGCGCATTTTCGGCGTTGTGCTACGCGCAATTTGCCGCCACTATCCCTGTTAGTGGCTCGGCCTATACCTATGCTTACGCCTCGTTTGGGGAGTTGGCCGCCTGGATAATTGGCTGGGCGCTGATCATGGAATACGCCGTCGGCAACATCGTGGTGGCTATATCCTGGTCGGATTACTTTACGGGCCTCATGGATGGTATTGGGGTGCACATCCCCGTTTGGCTAACGATGGGCATGCAAAGCGCCCACAAGCACTACAACGAGGTGCTGGAGCTGATGCAAGCTGGTAAGCCCTTGGCCGACGCCACACCCACGCAATTAGCAGGGTATCAGGCATGGGCCGCGGCGCCGCAATTGCCAGGTGATTTGCGGCTCGTTATTGATTTGCCGGCTGGCCTGATTACGCTGCTCATCACAGCCGTGGTATACATTGGTATCAAGGAATCGAAAAACGCCTCCAACCTGCTGGTGCTGCTCAAGCTGACCGTGGTAGCCGTGGTTATTGGCGTGGGCGTATTCTACGTGAACCCCGGCAACTGGAGCCCTTTCGCCCCGAACGGTATTGGCGGGGTGCTGAAAGGCGTATCGGCGGTGTTCTTCGCTTACATCGGCTTCGACGCCATTTCCACCACCGCCGAGGAGTGCAAGAACCCACAGCGCGACTTGCCCCGGGCCATGATTTATGCCCTCATTATCTGTACGGTGCTCTACGTGATTATCACGCTGGTGCTCACGGGTATGGTGAGCTACACCGAGCTAGGTGTGGGTGACCCACTGGCGTTTGTGTTCCAGAAAGTAGGGTTGAATTGGCTGGCCGGCGTGGTAGCCGTGAGTGCCATCTTCGCTATGGCGTCGGTGCTACTCGTGTTCCAAATTGGCCAGCCTCGCATCTGGATGACCATGAGCCGCGACGGATTGCTGCCACCGGTGTTTGCTCGGGTGCACCCCAAGTTTCACACGCCCTCCTTTAGCACCGTCGTTACGGGCTTCTTTGTAGGCGTGCCGGCCATGCTCCTGAACATGGACCTCGTCATCGACCTGACTAGTATCGGGACGCTGTTCGCCTTTGCGCTAGTGTGCGGCGGCATTCTCATCATCGACCCGTATGGGAAGTCGGATGCCCGCTTCAAGGTGCCGTACATCAACGGGCAGTTTCTGGTACCGCTCCTAATGCTAGTTGGTGTCGTGCTGGTGTTTACCTACAACCAAGCCGGCTTACAAGAATTCCAGAAAGCCTTGAGCAGTGGGTATGAAGAAGCCCGTCACTACATTCCGATGCTAGTGTTTCTGCTGTTTTGCGTGGCATTGGCCTGGCTTTCGTTCCGCAAGCACCTATCACTATTGCCTACGCTTGGCCTGCTGACCAATCTGTACCTCATGACGCAACTCGGTGTGAACAACTGGCTGCTGTTTTTCGGCTGGCTGATTATCGGCCTCGCCTTGTATTTCAACTACGGTTTCAAGCACAGTAAATTACGGCTGAAGCATATGCCAGCCGGCCGCTAA
- a CDS encoding carboxypeptidase-like regulatory domain-containing protein — protein sequence MAFSVPSPCPTSWAAMTPTAHGRHCGSCQHEVIDFSGMSEAEVIAWLAQPAAGKVCGYFRAGQFAVPPTSPTPSAPRWRRWLVAAVALLGLKPLLAADAATGFSSLRAVPRPTEQTDAHATAPKGQVTIQGRVLDDSTGLGVPGAEIFIGDTKYGAVTDEQGNFSFTMLQKWAPVQKNSVQLRVQGSPFVHKQQVVPTRISPAPAPLLVRLKSVPGRGKIMGRIMRHDPPMKPPLQ from the coding sequence ATGGCCTTCTCTGTTCCGTCGCCCTGCCCCACATCTTGGGCAGCCATGACACCCACCGCGCACGGCCGCCACTGCGGCAGCTGTCAGCACGAGGTAATCGACTTCTCCGGCATGAGCGAAGCTGAGGTAATCGCCTGGCTAGCTCAACCTGCGGCCGGCAAAGTTTGTGGGTATTTTCGGGCTGGTCAGTTTGCAGTGCCACCCACATCACCCACACCGTCGGCGCCGCGCTGGCGTCGCTGGTTGGTAGCTGCCGTTGCCTTGTTGGGACTAAAGCCGCTGCTAGCTGCCGACGCCGCAACTGGCTTCTCGTCGCTTCGTGCTGTACCCCGTCCTACCGAACAAACCGACGCACATGCTACGGCCCCCAAAGGTCAGGTCACTATCCAGGGCCGCGTACTCGACGATTCTACGGGCTTAGGCGTGCCGGGTGCTGAAATCTTTATCGGTGACACCAAGTACGGAGCCGTGACCGACGAGCAAGGCAACTTCAGCTTTACGATGCTACAGAAATGGGCGCCCGTGCAGAAGAACAGCGTGCAACTACGGGTGCAAGGCAGCCCCTTTGTGCACAAGCAGCAAGTGGTACCCACGAGAATTTCGCCTGCTCCTGCCCCACTTCTAGTGCGGCTGAAGTCGGTGCCTGGTCGGGGCAAGATTATGGGCCGGATCATGCGCCACGACCCACCGATGAAACCGCCACTGCAATAG
- a CDS encoding carboxypeptidase-like regulatory domain-containing protein, whose product MSTRTTLTIPTPCHQNWSAMTATAQGRHCAACNNVVVDFTQKTDAEILALLGQASSTCGRFREDQLQRPLLPSPMPASHWRTWLAATAAVLGLSSVVAPVAQAQQSPPTEQAVKKGKIKAPLRSEPIPLGAPLVVRGRVVDKKTKNGLPGVTVLVKNTTVGVSTNPDGTFELQIPASVPPIRLWLSFTLAIRARKKAWRLVWGKIPLLAWPWILR is encoded by the coding sequence ATGTCAACCCGTACTACACTCACCATTCCAACGCCCTGCCACCAGAACTGGTCCGCTATGACTGCCACCGCGCAAGGCCGTCACTGCGCCGCTTGCAACAACGTAGTGGTAGATTTCACGCAGAAAACCGACGCCGAAATTCTAGCTCTGCTTGGCCAAGCCAGTTCAACCTGCGGCCGGTTTCGGGAAGATCAGCTACAGCGGCCGTTGCTTCCGTCGCCAATGCCGGCTTCGCACTGGCGGACTTGGCTAGCTGCTACGGCGGCAGTGCTCGGGTTGTCATCCGTAGTAGCGCCAGTTGCACAGGCTCAACAAAGCCCGCCGACAGAACAAGCAGTCAAGAAAGGAAAGATAAAGGCGCCGCTACGCAGTGAGCCAATACCACTTGGGGCACCCTTGGTGGTGCGAGGACGAGTTGTGGATAAAAAGACCAAGAATGGCTTACCAGGCGTAACTGTTTTAGTCAAGAACACTACTGTTGGAGTGTCTACAAATCCGGATGGCACCTTTGAATTACAGATTCCGGCCTCTGTACCCCCTATCAGACTTTGGCTTTCTTTTACGTTGGCTATAAGAGCGAGGAAAAAAGCCTGGAGACTTGTTTGGGGCAAAATACCTTTATTGGCTTGGCCATGGATACTCAGGTAA
- a CDS encoding carotenoid 1,2-hydratase — protein sequence MKNLLLTISILLFTATGCSLKPTNKYDVLAERAQLPQEEAVHKQNSLEWWYFTGHLRDKATGETFG from the coding sequence ATGAAGAACCTGCTCCTTACTATTTCCATCCTGCTATTTACAGCCACCGGTTGCTCCCTCAAACCCACTAATAAGTACGACGTTCTGGCCGAGCGGGCACAACTGCCGCAAGAGGAAGCCGTGCACAAGCAAAACTCCCTGGAGTGGTGGTATTTCACCGGCCACCTGCGCGACAAAGCTACCGGAGAGACTTTCGGGTAG
- a CDS encoding carotenoid 1,2-hydratase: MFFHFNVTGKKDWQMVNFALTDPQQKQFRYDYKVERLPQLLAANLPLNLATQKKDQRWTLSGQEGRYHLQARMAAHPDQAINLTTTPAKPVLLHSGTGYEKYGPTATAGYYSYPRLSANGILEIGGKTRQVEGELWYDRQWNCNSVTTKDLGWDWFSIQLNEPQEEIMAYQLYNKGTGQHIGGGSHYGAQAQNTHLNESDFQLETTDYWTSPSSRLRYPSKWRLRIPSKGYDLTITPVMPNQELTLKLFAGIKMHYWEGMCRVEGTHNGKPVTGNSYVEITNRSEAKKAREASETITAKE; the protein is encoded by the coding sequence GTGTTTTTCCACTTCAACGTCACGGGCAAGAAGGATTGGCAAATGGTCAACTTCGCCCTCACCGATCCGCAACAGAAGCAGTTCCGCTACGACTACAAAGTGGAGCGTTTGCCGCAGTTGCTGGCGGCTAACTTGCCCCTCAACCTAGCTACCCAGAAGAAAGACCAGCGTTGGACGCTGAGTGGGCAGGAAGGCCGCTACCACTTGCAGGCCCGTATGGCTGCCCATCCCGATCAAGCCATCAACCTGACTACCACTCCCGCCAAACCCGTTCTGCTGCACAGCGGCACTGGCTACGAGAAGTATGGCCCCACTGCCACCGCGGGCTACTACAGCTATCCCCGCCTCAGTGCTAACGGCATCCTAGAAATAGGTGGCAAAACCCGCCAAGTTGAAGGCGAATTGTGGTATGACCGGCAATGGAACTGCAACAGCGTCACGACCAAAGATCTGGGATGGGACTGGTTTAGTATTCAGTTGAATGAGCCGCAAGAGGAAATCATGGCCTACCAGCTCTACAACAAAGGCACTGGTCAGCACATTGGTGGTGGCTCGCACTATGGCGCGCAAGCCCAGAACACTCACCTCAACGAAAGTGATTTTCAGCTGGAAACTACCGACTATTGGACCAGCCCTAGTTCTCGGCTGCGGTACCCCAGTAAGTGGCGCCTGCGCATCCCCAGCAAAGGCTACGATCTTACCATCACGCCCGTCATGCCTAATCAGGAGCTAACGCTTAAGCTGTTTGCTGGCATCAAGATGCACTATTGGGAAGGCATGTGCCGCGTAGAAGGCACGCACAATGGCAAGCCCGTTACCGGCAATAGCTACGTCGAAATCACCAACCGCAGCGAAGCCAAGAAAGCCCGCGAAGCTTCCGAGACAATAACTGCCAAGGAATAG
- a CDS encoding ATP-binding protein, with translation MIAIYDQKTRIKLLIIAVALLIAAATVIYTNVLVQRVSEREQQQIALYAKTQRYIINTEEESNLSFLMDEIIDANTTIPVVLANGDGDIVDAKNVNIPKGLSEKATRAFLQREISVMKLQHPPIIIELGGPQRGYIYYKDSALLAQLRTYPLVQLAVIACLGVIAYFAFSYSRRSEQNRVWVGLAKETAHQLGTPLSSLMAWQTYLSESERFKDEPIVEELSKDIRRLQIITERFSNIGSVPVLKPENILRTTQNAISYLQSRVSRKVIFEIKTDLPTDTPALLNIPLFDWVIENICKNAVDAMDGRGSITLHLRRPVRDKKSIAIDITDTGKGIPKSRIDRVFLPGYTTKKRGWGLGLALAKRIIENYHQGKLFVKWSEVGRGTTFRLILKG, from the coding sequence TTGATAGCCATTTACGACCAGAAAACCCGCATTAAGCTGCTTATTATAGCAGTTGCACTGCTTATTGCGGCCGCTACCGTCATCTATACCAACGTGCTGGTGCAGCGCGTATCGGAGCGTGAACAGCAGCAAATTGCGCTCTACGCCAAAACCCAGCGCTACATTATCAACACGGAAGAAGAGTCGAATCTGTCGTTTCTGATGGACGAGATTATTGACGCCAATACCACCATTCCTGTTGTGCTGGCCAACGGCGATGGAGATATAGTAGATGCTAAGAATGTTAATATTCCGAAGGGGCTAAGCGAGAAAGCAACCCGGGCTTTTTTGCAGCGCGAAATTTCGGTGATGAAGCTGCAGCACCCTCCCATCATCATCGAGCTAGGCGGGCCGCAACGGGGCTACATCTACTACAAAGACTCGGCGTTGCTGGCCCAGCTACGGACGTATCCGCTGGTGCAGTTGGCAGTTATTGCCTGCCTAGGAGTTATCGCCTACTTCGCCTTTAGCTACTCGCGGCGCTCCGAGCAAAACCGGGTATGGGTGGGCTTGGCTAAGGAAACGGCTCACCAGCTTGGTACCCCACTTAGCAGCCTGATGGCTTGGCAAACCTACCTAAGTGAGAGCGAAAGGTTTAAGGATGAGCCTATTGTAGAAGAGCTAAGCAAAGACATCCGACGGCTGCAGATTATCACCGAGCGTTTCTCAAACATTGGTTCGGTGCCGGTGCTCAAGCCTGAGAACATCTTGCGCACCACTCAAAACGCTATTTCTTATCTGCAAAGTCGCGTATCGAGAAAGGTGATCTTCGAAATAAAAACCGACTTGCCTACTGATACACCCGCGCTACTCAACATCCCGCTATTCGATTGGGTGATCGAGAATATCTGCAAGAACGCCGTCGATGCTATGGATGGCCGCGGTAGTATCACGCTGCACTTGCGCCGCCCCGTGCGCGACAAAAAATCCATTGCCATCGACATTACCGATACCGGCAAAGGCATCCCAAAAAGCCGAATCGACCGGGTGTTCTTACCTGGCTATACTACCAAAAAACGCGGGTGGGGATTAGGACTGGCTTTGGCAAAGCGCATCATCGAGAACTATCACCAAGGTAAGCTCTTCGTGAAGTGGAGTGAGGTGGGCCGCGGCACTACTTTTCGCTTGATATTGAAAGGTTAG
- the hemA gene encoding glutamyl-tRNA reductase — protein MPHPFKAVSLSFKKAPLEIRELIALDEAACRRFLHTLHHELALTDLLVLSTCNRTEVYYVADRDQSPAIIEALGELKNLATVSQYYPYFDILDSADEAVQHLFEVAMGLDAQVVGDLQISNQVKQAYQWSADEDAAGPFLHRLLHTVFFTNKRVQQETSFRDGAASTSYAALELVEELTADVANPRVLIVGLGEIGEDVCRHFGDSKFFTDVTICNRTRSKAAILAAECGLKILNFEDLAQGLKEADVIISSINAPTPFFTRELVANLDVLSYKFFIDLSVPRSIESDVETVPGVLVYNIDSIQSKASAALERRLAAVPQVRAIIADSIAGLNDWSKEMLVSPTIQKLKNALEQIRQEEMDRFQKKMSPEEARRMDEVTKSLMQKILKHPVIQLKAACKRGEADQLIDVLTDLFDLENQPTVA, from the coding sequence ATGCCTCACCCCTTTAAGGCCGTTAGTCTGTCCTTCAAGAAAGCTCCCCTCGAAATCCGGGAGCTGATTGCGCTGGATGAAGCCGCCTGCCGCCGCTTTCTGCATACCCTTCATCACGAGTTAGCCCTCACCGATTTGCTGGTACTCAGCACCTGCAATCGGACAGAGGTATACTACGTTGCCGACCGTGACCAGAGTCCGGCCATCATCGAGGCGCTGGGCGAACTCAAGAATTTGGCAACTGTTAGCCAGTACTATCCTTACTTCGATATTCTTGATTCTGCCGACGAGGCTGTGCAACACCTCTTTGAGGTTGCCATGGGTCTCGATGCGCAAGTGGTCGGTGACTTGCAAATCAGCAACCAAGTGAAGCAGGCCTATCAGTGGTCGGCTGATGAGGATGCGGCCGGGCCGTTTCTGCACCGGCTCTTGCACACGGTATTTTTCACCAACAAGCGCGTACAGCAAGAAACCTCTTTCCGTGACGGGGCTGCTTCTACTTCCTACGCTGCGCTGGAACTAGTAGAAGAACTCACCGCTGATGTAGCCAACCCGCGAGTACTGATTGTTGGCCTAGGGGAGATTGGTGAAGATGTGTGCCGCCACTTCGGCGACAGTAAGTTCTTCACCGACGTCACAATCTGCAACCGCACCCGCTCGAAAGCCGCCATCTTGGCTGCCGAGTGCGGCCTCAAGATCCTGAACTTCGAAGACTTGGCGCAGGGCCTCAAGGAGGCCGACGTGATTATCTCGTCCATCAACGCGCCTACCCCCTTCTTCACCCGCGAGTTGGTCGCTAACCTCGATGTATTGAGCTATAAGTTCTTCATTGACCTCTCGGTGCCGCGTAGCATAGAGAGCGACGTAGAAACTGTACCGGGCGTGCTGGTTTACAATATCGACTCCATCCAGAGCAAGGCCTCAGCCGCATTAGAGCGCCGTTTGGCTGCTGTACCGCAAGTGCGCGCCATCATTGCCGACAGCATTGCTGGCCTTAATGACTGGAGCAAGGAGATGCTGGTATCGCCAACCATCCAGAAACTGAAGAATGCGCTAGAGCAGATTCGGCAGGAAGAAATGGACCGTTTCCAGAAGAAGATGAGCCCCGAGGAAGCCCGCCGCATGGACGAGGTAACGAAGTCGCTGATGCAGAAAATCCTCAAGCATCCGGTCATCCAGCTCAAAGCGGCTTGCAAGCGCGGCGAAGCCGATCAACTGATCGACGTTCTCACCGACTTGTTCGACTTAGAAAATCAGCCAACGGTAGCTTAG
- a CDS encoding ArsR/SmtB family transcription factor, with translation MKPLLSRVESKKVDKAAAMLKVLAHPKRLAIVDLLGKEDKMTVTEIYRTLDLPQAIASQHLITLKDRGILSSFKVGTKIYYSLSIPKLLDVIDSLEECCDTM, from the coding sequence ATGAAACCTTTGCTCTCACGCGTAGAATCCAAAAAAGTAGATAAGGCCGCTGCCATGCTTAAAGTATTGGCTCACCCAAAACGGTTGGCCATAGTAGATTTGCTTGGTAAAGAAGACAAAATGACTGTTACGGAAATCTACCGTACGCTCGATTTGCCCCAGGCAATTGCTTCTCAGCACTTGATTACTCTGAAAGACCGTGGCATCCTGTCCTCGTTCAAAGTGGGTACCAAAATCTATTACTCTCTTTCCATTCCTAAGTTGCTCGATGTGATTGATTCACTCGAGGAGTGCTGCGACACCATGTAA